GTCGATGATGACAAGCGCTATTACATGGACTACACCGGTACCGGCAACAGCCTCAACGTCGGCCACCCGCACTCGCTGCAGCTGATCATGGATTCGCTGCGTTACTGGGTGACCGAGATGCACGTCGACGGGTTCCGCTTCGACCTGGCCTCCACGCTGGCCCGTGAGTTCTATGACGTGGACAAGCTGTCGACATTCTTCGAACTCGTCCAGCAGGATCCCACGGTCAGCCAGGTCAAGTTGATCGCAGAGCCTTGGGATGTGGGGCCGGGCGGCTACCAGGTGGGAAACTTCCCACCCCAGTGGACGGAGTGGAACGGCAAATACCGCGACACGGTGCGCGACTTCTGGCGCGGCGAGGCGGGCAGTCTCGGTGAGTTCGCGTCCCGGCTCACCGGCTCGGCCGATCTGTACGAGCACACCGCGCGCCGACCGGTCGCCTCGATCAACTTCGTGATCGCCCACGACGGATTCACCCTGCGCGACCTGGTGTCCTACAACGAAAAGCACAACGAGGCCAACGGCGAGGACAACAACGACGGCGAGAGCCACAATCGGTCGTGGAATTGCGGAGTCGAAGGCCCCACCGACGACCCCGAGGTCCTGGCGCTGCGCGCCCAGCAGGAACGCAACTTCCTGACCACCCTGCTGTTGTCGCAGGGCGTGCCGATGATCTGCCATGGTGACGAACTCGGCCGCACCCAAGGTGGTAACAACAACGGGTACTGCCAGGACAATGAGATCACCTGGGTTAACTGGGCCGATGCCGATCAGGGGCTGCTGGATTTCACCGCCAAACTGGCACAGCTGCGCGCCGAGCACCCGGTGTTCCGCCGCCGCAGGTTCTTCAATGGCCGCCCGGTGCGCCAGCGCGGGTCCGAGGCACTGCCCGACATCTCCTGGTTCCGCCCCGACGGATCGGAGATGAGCGACGAGGACTGGGACACCGGGTTCGGCAAATCCATCGCGATCTTCCTGAACGGCAACGGCATACCCGATCTGGATGTGCGTGGCCAGCGGGTGACCGATGATTCGTTCGTGGTCTGCTTCAACGGACATCACGAGCCGATGGAGTTCACGCTGCCCCCGTCCGAGTTCGGGCAGGCCTGGGCGCCGGTGGTGGACACCGCGGCCACACCGGAGGTGGCCGAGGAGGCTGTGCCTGCCGGAGCGGCGCGTAAGGTCGCCGCGCGGTCGGTGACGGTATTCCAACAGGTGACCGACTGATTCCTGGCGCGCCCTATGCTGAGCGATCATGAGCGCGCGCGTGCGGAACAACATCACCGAGGTCGGCTGCGCCGATGCGCCCGTGCTGCTCCTGGCGCACGGGTTCGGGTGTGATCAGAACCTGTGGCGTCCGGTCGTCGAAGGATTGCGTTCGCGGTTCCGGATGGTGCTCTTCGACCACGTCGGCTCCGGGGCCTCGGACCCGGCGGCCTGGGACCCGGAGCGGTACGCGCAGCTGTCCGGCTATGCCGACGATGTTCTCGACATCGTCGAGGAGCTCGATCTCACCGAGGTGATCTTCGTGGGGCATTCGGTGGCCGCCATGATCGGGGCGCTGGCCATCATCGACCGGCCCGATCGGTTCGCCAAGCTGGTCATGGTGACCCCGTCGCCGCGCTATATCGATGACGGTGACTACCGGGGCGGCTTCTCCCCCGATGACATCGACGAGCTGCTGGAATCGATGGACGCCAACTATCTGGGCTGGTCCAGTTCCATGGCGCCGGTCATCATGGGCGATCCCGACCGGCCCGATCTGCACGATGAACTCGAAGCGGCCTTCTGCCGAACGGACCCGGAACGGGCACGCGTGTTCGCGCGGGCAACCTTCCTCTCGGACAACCGCTCCGATCTGGCGAAGATCCCGGTGCCGACGCTGGTGATCGAGTGCTCACAGGATGTCATCGCGCCGCGGGAGGTGGGCGCATTCGTGCACCGGCACGTGCCGGACAGCACGTTGGTCACCCTCGACGCGATAGGTCACTGCCCGCATGTCAGCGCTCCAGAGGCCACCGCAATCGCCATAGCGGACTTCGCCATCCGGACATGACCGAGCCGGGCGCCGCGGACTTCTGGGATGACTCGCCGTCGGGGCACGTGCTGCTGGCGGCGGATGGCCGCATCATCGCCGCGAATGCCACCTTCGCCGGCTGGTTGGGCTATCCGCGGGAGTCACTGCGAGATCGGTTCTTCGCCGACCTGCTCACGGTGGGCGGCCAGATTCATTATGAAACGCACTTCGTTCCGATGCTGCGGATGACGGGAGCCCTGGACGGGGTGACCGTCGATCTGCGCGCCGCCGACGATTCACGACTGCCGATGTTCCTGACCGCGAACGTCAAACCCGCCTCCGGTAGCCAGCCCGAGCTGTGGCGCGTCACCGCCGTCGATGCCAGCGACCGGCGCGCGTACGAGCGCGAGCTGCTGGAGCAGCGGCGCCGCGCCGAGCAGGAACGGGAACGGGCGCGGTCCTTTGCCGACACCCTTCGCCGCTCGTTGCGCCCGCCGCTGTTGTCGCCGCCCGCCGGGCTCCACGCAGCCGACCACTTCCATGCCGCCGCCGACGAAGACGTCGGGGGCGATTTCTACGACCTGTTTCCGCTGTCCACCGATACCTGGGGGTTCTTCCTCGGCGATGTCTCGGGCAAGGGTGTCGACGCCGCGGTGATCACCGGGTTGACCCGCTACGTGCTGCGTTCGGCTGCAGTGTTCGACGCCGATCCCCTCCGCGTACTGCAGAACCTCAACACCGTGCTCCATCAACGGCTCGAGGTGGCGGCGCACCGGATGTGCACGGTGGTCTATGGCAACCTGACTCGGCGTGGGTCCGGCTTCGATGTCGAACTCGCCAGCGCCGGGCACCCGCCGCCGCTGCTGCTCGGCGCAGACGGTCAGGCCTACTACGTCGACACCGTCGGCGGCCAGGCCGTCGGATTGGTCGAGGACCCACACTTTCTTTCTGTGCGAATGCATCTCGGCCCCGGGGACACCCTGGTGCTGTACACCGACGGTCTGCCGGACGCACGCGTCGGGCCAGGTACCGAACGCTTCGACGACGACGGCAAGGCCCTGCTGCGTTTCGCCGCCACGCACACGCCCACCGGTCCCGCCGAGATCGTCGATGCCATCCGTGCTCTGTT
This DNA window, taken from Mycolicibacterium neoaurum, encodes the following:
- a CDS encoding SpoIIE family protein phosphatase: MTEPGAADFWDDSPSGHVLLAADGRIIAANATFAGWLGYPRESLRDRFFADLLTVGGQIHYETHFVPMLRMTGALDGVTVDLRAADDSRLPMFLTANVKPASGSQPELWRVTAVDASDRRAYERELLEQRRRAEQERERARSFADTLRRSLRPPLLSPPAGLHAADHFHAAADEDVGGDFYDLFPLSTDTWGFFLGDVSGKGVDAAVITGLTRYVLRSAAVFDADPLRVLQNLNTVLHQRLEVAAHRMCTVVYGNLTRRGSGFDVELASAGHPPPLLLGADGQAYYVDTVGGQAVGLVEDPHFLSVRMHLGPGDTLVLYTDGLPDARVGPGTERFDDDGKALLRFAATHTPTGPAEIVDAIRALLAEMGSGVDDDVAVLALGVPGRPA
- the glgX gene encoding glycogen debranching protein GlgX produces the protein MPETLDPTPSTPTQEVWPGKAYPLGASYDGSGTNFALFSEVAEKVELCLFDADGNETRYRLPEVDGFIWHGFLPTIEPGQRYGYRVHGPHDPANGHRCNPNKLLLDPYAKAIDGTFQWDQSLFGYNFGEPDSRNDADSAASMPKSVVINPYFDWGVDRPPQREYADSFIYEAHVKGLTQTHPDIPDAIRGTYAAIGHPSIIAHLQSLGVTAIELMPVHHFANDSTLIDKGLSNYWGYNTIGFFAPDAKYSSSSTPGGQVQEFKAMVRTLHEAGIEVILDVVYNHTAEGNHLGPTLSMRGIDNCAYYRLVDDDKRYYMDYTGTGNSLNVGHPHSLQLIMDSLRYWVTEMHVDGFRFDLASTLAREFYDVDKLSTFFELVQQDPTVSQVKLIAEPWDVGPGGYQVGNFPPQWTEWNGKYRDTVRDFWRGEAGSLGEFASRLTGSADLYEHTARRPVASINFVIAHDGFTLRDLVSYNEKHNEANGEDNNDGESHNRSWNCGVEGPTDDPEVLALRAQQERNFLTTLLLSQGVPMICHGDELGRTQGGNNNGYCQDNEITWVNWADADQGLLDFTAKLAQLRAEHPVFRRRRFFNGRPVRQRGSEALPDISWFRPDGSEMSDEDWDTGFGKSIAIFLNGNGIPDLDVRGQRVTDDSFVVCFNGHHEPMEFTLPPSEFGQAWAPVVDTAATPEVAEEAVPAGAARKVAARSVTVFQQVTD
- a CDS encoding alpha/beta hydrolase, which gives rise to MSARVRNNITEVGCADAPVLLLAHGFGCDQNLWRPVVEGLRSRFRMVLFDHVGSGASDPAAWDPERYAQLSGYADDVLDIVEELDLTEVIFVGHSVAAMIGALAIIDRPDRFAKLVMVTPSPRYIDDGDYRGGFSPDDIDELLESMDANYLGWSSSMAPVIMGDPDRPDLHDELEAAFCRTDPERARVFARATFLSDNRSDLAKIPVPTLVIECSQDVIAPREVGAFVHRHVPDSTLVTLDAIGHCPHVSAPEATAIAIADFAIRT